The segment CAGGCCCTTCTGGATGGCGTAGTAAGGGATGGCGTGGACCAGGTCACGCAGGGTGATGCCTGGCTGCATCTTGCCCTTGAAGCGCACCAGGATCGACTCTGGCATGTCCAGCGGCATCACGCCGGTGGCGGCGGCAAAGGCCACCAGGCCGGAACCGGCCGGGAACGAGATGCCGATCGGGAAGCGGGTGTGCGAGTCGCCACCGGTACCCACGGTGTCCGGCATCAGCATGCGGTTCAGCCAGCTGTGGATGATGCCGTCGCCCGGGCGCAGCGACACACCGCCACGGGTGCGGATGAAGTCTGGCAGGGTGTGGTGGGTGGTGACGTCGATCGGCTTCGGATAGGCCGCGGTGTGGCAGAACGACTGCATGACCAGGTCGGCCGAGAAGCCCAGGCAGGCGAGGTCTTTGAGCTCGTCGCGGGTCATCGGGCCGGTGGTGTCCTGGGAGCCGACGGTGGTCATCTTCGGCTCGCAGTAGGCACCTGGGCGCACGCCCTGGCCTTCTGGCAGGCCACAGGCGCGGCCGACCATCTTCTGCGCCAGGGTGAAGCCCTTGCCGGTGTCGGCAGGCTGCTCTGGCTTCTTGAACAGGTCGGAGGCACCCAGGCCCAGCTCGGCGCGGGCTTTTTCGGTCAGGCCACGGCCGACGATCAGCGGGATACGGCCGCCGGCGCGGACTTCATCGAGCAGCACTTCGGTTTTCAGCTCGAAGGTGGTGACCAGCTCGCCGCTGTCGTGACGCTTAACTTCACCTTTGAACGGGTAAACGTCGATGACGTCGCCCATGGCCAGGTTGGTGCAGTCGAATTCGATCGGCAGGGCGCCGGCGTCTTCCATGGTGTTGTAGAAGATCGGGGCGATCTTGGTGCCGAAGCAGAAACCACCGGCGCGCTTGTTCGGCACGTTCGGGATGTCGTCGCCGAAGAACCACAGCACCGAGTTGGTGGCGGATTTACGCGAAGAACCGGTACCGACCACGTCACCGACGTAGGCGACCGGGTGGCCCTTGGCCTTGACTGCTTCGATCTGTGCCAGCGGGCCGACCGAACCTGGCTGCGAAGGCTCGATGCCGTCGCGGGCCATTTTCAGCATGGCCAGGGCGTGCAGCGGGATGTCAGGGCGCGACCAGGCGTCCGGGGCAGGGGACAGGTCGTCGGTGTTGGTTTCGCCAGGCACCTTGAACACGGTCAGGGTGTACTTGTCGGCGATGGCCGGGCGGCTGGTGAACCACTCGCCGGCAGCCCACGAGTCGAGTACGGCCTTGGCGTGGGCGTTGCCCGCCTTGGCTTTTTCGGCCACGTCGTGGAAGGCATCGAACATCAGCAGGGTGTGCTTGAGCTGTTCGGCCGCGACGGCGCCCAGTTCGGCGTCATCCAGCAGCGTTACCAGCGTTTCGATGTTGTAGCCGCCCTGCATGGTGCCCAGCAGCTCGGTGGCGTGCTTGCGGTCGATCAGCGGCGATTTTGCCTCGCCCTTGGCGACG is part of the Pseudomonas fakonensis genome and harbors:
- the acnB gene encoding bifunctional aconitate hydratase 2/2-methylisocitrate dehydratase, which codes for MLEAYRKHIEERAALGIVPQPLNAEQTAGLVELLKNPPAGEEAFLVDLITNRVPPGVDEAAYVKAAFLSAVAKGEAKSPLIDRKHATELLGTMQGGYNIETLVTLLDDAELGAVAAEQLKHTLLMFDAFHDVAEKAKAGNAHAKAVLDSWAAGEWFTSRPAIADKYTLTVFKVPGETNTDDLSPAPDAWSRPDIPLHALAMLKMARDGIEPSQPGSVGPLAQIEAVKAKGHPVAYVGDVVGTGSSRKSATNSVLWFFGDDIPNVPNKRAGGFCFGTKIAPIFYNTMEDAGALPIEFDCTNLAMGDVIDVYPFKGEVKRHDSGELVTTFELKTEVLLDEVRAGGRIPLIVGRGLTEKARAELGLGASDLFKKPEQPADTGKGFTLAQKMVGRACGLPEGQGVRPGAYCEPKMTTVGSQDTTGPMTRDELKDLACLGFSADLVMQSFCHTAAYPKPIDVTTHHTLPDFIRTRGGVSLRPGDGIIHSWLNRMLMPDTVGTGGDSHTRFPIGISFPAGSGLVAFAAATGVMPLDMPESILVRFKGKMQPGITLRDLVHAIPYYAIQKGLLTVEKKGKKNAFSGRILEIEGLDELTVEQAFELSDASAERSAAGCTIKLPEKAIAEYLQSNITLLRWMIGEGYGDPRTLERRAQAMEAWLAKPELLSADADAEYAEIIEIDLADVKEPVLCAPNDPDDARLLSSVQGEKIDEVFIGSCMTNIGHFRAAGKLLDKVKGGIPTRLWLAPPTKMDAHQLTEEGYYGIYGKAGARMEMPGCSLCMGNQARVQTGSTVVSTSTRNFPNRLGDATNVYLASAELAAVASIIGKLPTVEEYMQYAKDIDSMAADVYRYLSFDQIAEFREAAANAKIPVVQA